The proteins below come from a single Vitreimonas flagellata genomic window:
- a CDS encoding phosphoglycerate dehydrogenase, which translates to MSANRRVVITQNFFDEVSLDFLRANGCAAEIVKLSAGQTEATLDVAAIKDVVGDAAGWIVGHARITREVLEALPQLQVVSRRGVGYERVDIEAARDLGRVVTIAAGGNDATVADQVIGMMIAVGRRFREAHAQMQAGPWKILLGTDLYRRTVGIIGLGRIGRSLVQRLRGFEADILVATPNPDGDYAAQTGVRFVDLETIWRESDYISVHAPLTPATRHMINTDTIAKMKPGAIIINTARGGLVSDADLLAALSAGHLGGAGLDVFESESDPSMKSVTDALLALPNVVAAPHAGASTREGLDRTNMIAAECVVAVLDGKKPADACVVVDGR; encoded by the coding sequence ATGTCCGCCAACAGGCGCGTCGTCATCACGCAGAATTTCTTCGACGAGGTGTCGCTGGACTTTCTACGCGCCAATGGTTGCGCCGCGGAGATCGTCAAACTATCCGCTGGGCAAACCGAAGCGACGCTCGATGTCGCCGCTATCAAAGATGTCGTCGGCGACGCAGCTGGCTGGATCGTGGGGCATGCGCGGATCACACGCGAGGTCCTGGAGGCCTTGCCGCAGCTCCAAGTCGTGTCGCGCCGCGGTGTAGGTTATGAGCGGGTGGATATTGAAGCCGCGCGCGATCTTGGACGTGTCGTCACCATCGCCGCCGGCGGCAATGACGCAACGGTTGCGGACCAGGTCATTGGCATGATGATCGCCGTCGGTCGGCGCTTCCGCGAAGCGCACGCGCAGATGCAGGCCGGACCTTGGAAGATTCTTCTCGGGACTGATCTTTATCGCAGGACCGTCGGCATCATTGGGCTGGGCCGTATTGGCCGATCACTGGTGCAACGTCTGCGCGGGTTCGAAGCGGACATCCTCGTCGCCACACCCAATCCGGATGGCGACTACGCGGCGCAGACGGGCGTTCGCTTTGTCGATCTGGAAACGATCTGGCGCGAGAGCGATTATATCAGTGTGCACGCGCCGCTGACGCCGGCGACACGGCACATGATCAACACCGACACGATCGCCAAGATGAAGCCAGGCGCGATCATCATCAACACCGCACGCGGCGGCCTCGTGAGCGATGCCGACCTCCTGGCGGCACTAAGCGCGGGGCATCTCGGCGGCGCGGGGCTCGATGTGTTCGAGAGCGAGAGCGATCCTTCGATGAAGTCAGTCACGGATGCGCTGCTCGCTCTGCCAAATGTCGTGGCGGCGCCGCATGCGGGCGCCTCAACTCGCGAAGGACTGGATCGCACCAATATGATTGCGGCTGAGTGCGTGGTCGCGGTTCTGGATGGCAAGAAGCCGGCGGACGCGTGCGTCGTCGTCGACGGCCGTTAA
- a CDS encoding DUF1801 domain-containing protein, which translates to MAKSVKKAAPKKKAAGKKASARKSAAKKSGAPKLLSGGNPQIAKGYGDEPVQRYIAAMPGWKSAVGARLDALITKAVPKVLKAVKWNSPFYGVEEGRYFLSFHVFAKYIKVAFFDGVSLKPVPPGASKQKNVRYLDIHEGAFDEKQFSAWVKQASKLPGEKL; encoded by the coding sequence ATGGCGAAGAGTGTGAAGAAGGCCGCGCCCAAGAAGAAAGCCGCCGGAAAGAAGGCTTCTGCGCGTAAGAGCGCAGCTAAGAAGAGCGGCGCGCCAAAACTACTGTCCGGTGGCAATCCGCAGATTGCCAAAGGCTATGGCGACGAGCCGGTGCAGAGGTACATCGCGGCGATGCCGGGTTGGAAAAGCGCGGTTGGCGCGCGTCTCGATGCGCTGATCACGAAGGCCGTGCCGAAAGTGTTGAAGGCGGTAAAGTGGAATTCGCCCTTCTATGGCGTCGAGGAAGGCCGCTACTTCCTGAGCTTCCACGTCTTCGCCAAATACATCAAAGTCGCGTTCTTCGATGGCGTGTCATTGAAGCCCGTGCCGCCCGGCGCCTCCAAGCAGAAGAACGTGCGCTACCTCGACATCCACGAAGGCGCGTTCGACGAAAAGCAATTCAGCGCGTGGGTGAAACAAGCCAGCAAGCTGCCGGGAGAGAAGCTGTGA
- the leuD gene encoding 3-isopropylmalate dehydratase small subunit, which yields MSFEPFIVRKGLAAALPAANVDTDVIMPKQFLKGIDRVGLDRGLFHGLRYDSAGASVSDFVFNDPRWRAPRFLVVGPNFGCGSSREHAVWGLMQAGVSALIGTSFAGIFFDNCARNGLLAICAAPEQVKAILACAADGPISMTIDLQAQTIVTRDVRAHFDIEPSRKQALMSGLDAVGVTLEHCDAIAAFEAQHFAQHPWIKP from the coding sequence ATGAGCTTCGAGCCATTCATCGTGCGCAAGGGGTTGGCGGCGGCTTTGCCTGCGGCGAACGTCGACACCGACGTGATCATGCCGAAGCAATTTCTGAAAGGCATCGATCGCGTCGGTCTCGATCGCGGCTTGTTTCATGGTTTGCGCTACGATAGCGCCGGCGCGTCGGTCTCTGATTTCGTTTTCAACGACCCGCGCTGGCGTGCGCCGCGCTTCCTGGTTGTCGGCCCGAATTTCGGCTGCGGCTCCAGTCGCGAACACGCTGTGTGGGGCTTGATGCAAGCGGGCGTCTCAGCACTCATCGGCACGAGCTTTGCCGGCATCTTCTTCGATAATTGCGCGCGCAATGGTCTGCTCGCGATCTGTGCAGCGCCCGAGCAAGTTAAGGCGATCTTGGCGTGCGCGGCGGACGGCCCGATCAGCATGACCATCGATCTGCAGGCGCAGACGATCGTCACGCGCGATGTGCGCGCGCATTTCGACATTGAACCTAGTCGGAAACAGGCCCTGATGAGCGGCTTGGATGCTGTCGGCGTAACGCTCGAGCATTGCGACGCTATCGCTGCTTTTGAAGCCCAGCATTTCGCTCAACACCCCTGGATCAAGCCCTAA
- a CDS encoding helix-turn-helix transcriptional regulator, which yields MASTGRVSQDPALLRRLLRAKDRMDAASHEEWPVKRLADVSGVSEAHFARSFKDAFGVPPHRYLLTRRIERAKAMLRDTDMPIIDIALDTGWNSLGTFGRVFKDVTGDSPTELRAREQAGVHSLEQVPHCFVSAAYRPDLKTAVSEKRRQETADTDDPDKEE from the coding sequence ATGGCCTCGACCGGACGCGTTTCCCAAGATCCCGCCCTGCTACGCCGACTGCTCCGCGCCAAGGATCGAATGGATGCGGCCTCGCACGAAGAATGGCCGGTCAAGCGGCTCGCCGATGTCAGCGGCGTCTCGGAGGCGCACTTTGCGCGTTCCTTCAAAGACGCTTTTGGCGTGCCCCCGCATCGCTATCTGCTGACCCGCCGCATTGAGCGCGCCAAGGCGATGCTGCGCGACACGGACATGCCGATCATCGACATCGCGCTCGACACCGGCTGGAACAGTCTGGGCACCTTTGGCCGCGTCTTTAAGGATGTCACCGGCGATAGCCCCACGGAATTGCGCGCCCGCGAACAGGCCGGCGTGCATAGCCTCGAACAGGTTCCGCACTGCTTTGTCAGCGCCGCCTATCGCCCAGACCTCAAAACCGCAGTTTCGGAGAAGCGCCGCCAAGAGACCGCCGATACTGATGACCCCGACAAGGAGGAATAG
- a CDS encoding P1 family peptidase, producing the protein MPRFLGLMSHIGATNSLVDVAGLSVGCAEDRAALTGVTVIVPDGRAVCAVDVRGGGPGTRETDALAAENLVDAIDAVVLAGGSVYGLAAADGVAALMGAEGRGYGLVDLPGVPKSPVIPAAILYDLANGGDKAWGEAPPYNALGRAAYAARAKSVPLGNVGAGLGAKAGALKGGQGSASVVTADGFTIAALACVNSFGSTTMPGSRAFWAHPFEIDGEFGGVRSDGAQSFDLEDWEGAKANPSPRENTTIACVAVDAELTPSECKRIAQMAGAGLARAIRPVFAPFDGDVVFALATAARPVAEPRAFTIARFGALAADCLARAVARGVYEAMSVGAHKAWRDL; encoded by the coding sequence ATGCCGAGGTTCCTGGGCCTCATGTCTCATATTGGCGCCACCAATTCGCTCGTTGATGTTGCAGGCCTGAGCGTGGGCTGCGCCGAGGATCGGGCGGCGCTGACGGGCGTGACGGTGATTGTGCCTGATGGCCGAGCGGTATGCGCCGTCGATGTGCGCGGCGGCGGGCCGGGCACGCGCGAGACGGATGCGCTGGCGGCAGAGAATTTGGTCGATGCGATTGATGCGGTCGTCCTGGCTGGCGGCTCTGTGTATGGGCTTGCAGCCGCCGATGGCGTGGCTGCGCTGATGGGCGCCGAGGGGCGCGGCTACGGCTTGGTCGATTTGCCTGGCGTGCCGAAATCGCCGGTGATCCCGGCGGCCATCCTCTACGATCTCGCCAATGGCGGCGACAAAGCGTGGGGTGAAGCGCCGCCATACAATGCACTCGGCCGCGCCGCGTATGCCGCGCGCGCCAAAAGCGTGCCGCTCGGCAATGTAGGGGCGGGGCTTGGCGCGAAAGCGGGTGCGCTCAAAGGCGGGCAAGGCAGCGCGAGCGTTGTCACCGCTGACGGGTTCACGATCGCGGCGCTGGCGTGCGTGAATTCTTTTGGTTCAACGACGATGCCAGGCTCTCGCGCGTTCTGGGCGCATCCGTTCGAGATCGATGGCGAATTCGGCGGCGTGCGCTCCGATGGCGCACAATCGTTCGACCTCGAAGATTGGGAAGGCGCCAAGGCCAATCCATCGCCGCGCGAGAACACTACAATCGCCTGCGTCGCGGTCGATGCGGAGCTCACACCCTCCGAGTGCAAGCGCATCGCGCAAATGGCCGGCGCCGGCCTCGCGCGCGCGATCCGCCCCGTGTTTGCGCCGTTCGATGGAGATGTGGTGTTCGCTTTAGCGACGGCAGCCAGGCCAGTCGCCGAACCGCGTGCGTTTACGATTGCGCGTTTTGGCGCGCTGGCCGCCGATTGCTTGGCGCGTGCTGTGGCGCGTGGCGTGTATGAGGCGATGAGCGTCGGGGCGCATAAAGCCTGGCGCGATCTCTAG
- a CDS encoding VOC family protein codes for MSKGIGVIGLYVHDQDEALDFYVNKLGFNVHADHRNGNYRWLTIKHPNQTSFELGLFLPQEPVLDAATAQTMREMVAKGAMPPLVLIVEDCRAAYDKLRAKGVEFTQEPIARFGGVDANFRDPSGNAWKMIEG; via the coding sequence ATGAGTAAGGGCATCGGAGTTATCGGCCTCTATGTGCACGACCAAGACGAGGCGCTGGATTTCTACGTCAACAAATTGGGCTTCAACGTCCACGCCGATCATCGCAACGGCAATTATCGCTGGCTGACGATCAAGCATCCGAACCAAACATCGTTCGAGCTCGGCCTCTTCCTGCCGCAAGAACCAGTGTTAGATGCCGCGACCGCGCAGACGATGCGCGAAATGGTGGCCAAGGGTGCGATGCCGCCGCTTGTGCTCATCGTCGAGGATTGCCGCGCCGCCTACGATAAGCTCCGCGCCAAGGGCGTTGAGTTCACGCAAGAGCCGATCGCGCGCTTCGGCGGCGTGGACGCCAATTTCCGCGATCCCTCCGGCAATGCCTGGAAGATGATCGAGGGCTAA
- a CDS encoding LysR family transcriptional regulator, which translates to MELDWLEDFLTLVETRNFSRAAELRHITQPAFSRRIRALEHWLGAQLFDRDAPRLALTHAGEAVRPTISEIVRRAYSAREQAREVGGASEATLRFLSTNSLSTTFFPDWVRRIERSFVLETPISLVADNMAACERLMLRGDAHFLLCHHHPAAAHALDEAHFRSIAVGVDTLIAVCAPRSADDPTPRHGLADGGALLAFSEGSGMGRILSAALGPISATTAFASPLASVLYAMARDGRGLAWLPHSLIDDSLRQGELVRAAGPETDVAVEIRAVRPLAPQHAIAERFWRAAMKAANIA; encoded by the coding sequence ATGGAACTGGACTGGCTCGAAGATTTTCTGACGCTGGTCGAGACGCGGAATTTCTCGCGCGCCGCCGAACTACGCCACATCACTCAACCCGCCTTTAGCCGACGCATCCGCGCGCTTGAGCATTGGCTCGGCGCCCAATTGTTCGATCGTGACGCACCGCGCTTGGCGCTCACACATGCAGGTGAAGCGGTGCGACCGACCATCTCTGAGATCGTCCGCCGCGCTTACAGCGCGCGCGAGCAAGCGCGTGAGGTTGGCGGCGCGAGCGAAGCGACTTTGCGGTTCCTCTCGACCAATTCGCTCTCCACCACGTTCTTTCCAGATTGGGTGCGGCGCATCGAGCGGAGCTTCGTTCTCGAGACCCCGATCAGCCTCGTCGCCGACAACATGGCGGCATGTGAGCGCTTGATGTTGCGCGGCGATGCGCACTTTTTGTTGTGCCATCACCACCCTGCCGCCGCACATGCGCTGGACGAAGCGCACTTTCGCTCCATTGCCGTGGGTGTGGATACATTGATCGCCGTCTGCGCTCCACGAAGCGCTGATGATCCAACGCCGCGCCATGGCCTGGCCGATGGCGGCGCGCTGCTCGCCTTCAGCGAAGGCTCCGGCATGGGCCGCATTTTGTCTGCAGCGCTCGGGCCGATCAGCGCAACGACTGCGTTCGCCTCGCCGCTGGCCAGTGTGCTCTACGCAATGGCGCGGGACGGCCGCGGCCTGGCCTGGTTGCCGCACAGTCTCATCGACGATTCACTGCGCCAGGGCGAACTCGTACGGGCGGCCGGTCCGGAGACGGATGTCGCCGTCGAGATCCGCGCCGTGCGGCCGCTGGCGCCACAGCACGCTATCGCAGAACGCTTCTGGCGCGCGGCGATGAAAGCCGCGAATATCGCTTAA
- a CDS encoding DUF1801 domain-containing protein: MSGAKKKVSPKKATTTRSAAANDWRAAALENVRELIKDAAPEAIETRKWDVPAWEHDGILCTGETYKDKVKLTFAKGAALKDPAKLFNSSLDGNVRRALDIFEGDKLNAKAFKALIKEAAALNASKKKPAVKRAKNA, encoded by the coding sequence GTGAGCGGCGCGAAGAAGAAAGTTTCGCCGAAGAAGGCCACCACAACAAGGAGCGCCGCCGCCAACGACTGGCGCGCCGCCGCGCTGGAGAACGTGCGCGAGCTCATCAAAGACGCTGCGCCCGAAGCGATAGAGACGCGCAAATGGGATGTGCCGGCCTGGGAGCACGATGGCATTCTCTGCACCGGCGAGACCTACAAGGACAAAGTGAAACTCACTTTCGCCAAGGGCGCGGCGCTGAAAGATCCAGCCAAGCTTTTCAATTCAAGCCTCGACGGCAATGTGCGCCGTGCGCTCGACATCTTCGAAGGCGACAAGCTGAACGCCAAAGCTTTCAAAGCGCTGATCAAAGAAGCCGCGGCGCTCAATGCGTCGAAAAAGAAGCCCGCCGTCAAGCGCGCCAAGAACGCCTAG
- the leuC gene encoding 3-isopropylmalate dehydratase large subunit, which translates to MDSGRGTGRTLYDKLVDAHVVRDLDGLCEEVLLYVDRSVLNEYTSPQAFTRLRAANRSVWRPRATLGVVDHVNSTAADRGALMPDDAGQTQTDYFARNSADFGIEMFDVLHPMQGIEHVVMPEMGLVQPGMVIAAGDSHTTTYGAFGALGFGIGTSDIEHYLATQTLVYRRLKNMRVRVDGRLGFGVVSKDIIMALIREIGASGATGYAIEFAGEAISALSVEARMTICNMAVECGARGALIAPDDKVFAAIEGKPRAPYGVLWDQAIAYWRTLRSDEGAHFDREVVLDASEIEPMVTWGTSPDQAAPISATIPSSAGQADTARALAYMDLKSGAALTDIAIQRAFIGSCTNARIEDLRQAAAVLRGRRVAVGVRAMVAPGSSAVRRQAEAEGLDQVFITAGFEWRQSGCSMCLAMNDDVLAPGERCASSTNRNFEGRQGAGGRTHLMSPAMVAAAAVMGRLTDVRKFSEGV; encoded by the coding sequence ATGGACTCAGGCAGAGGCACGGGGCGGACGCTATACGACAAGCTCGTCGACGCGCACGTCGTCCGTGATCTGGATGGATTGTGTGAGGAAGTCCTCCTTTACGTCGATAGAAGCGTTCTCAACGAATACACCAGTCCCCAGGCCTTCACGCGGCTTCGCGCGGCCAATCGCTCTGTCTGGCGTCCTCGCGCAACCCTTGGCGTCGTCGACCATGTGAACTCGACCGCAGCCGATCGCGGTGCGCTTATGCCCGACGATGCGGGGCAGACGCAGACCGATTATTTCGCGCGCAATAGCGCCGATTTCGGCATCGAGATGTTCGACGTACTCCATCCTATGCAAGGGATCGAGCATGTCGTCATGCCCGAGATGGGCTTGGTCCAGCCGGGCATGGTGATCGCCGCGGGCGACAGTCACACCACTACCTACGGCGCCTTCGGCGCGCTTGGTTTCGGCATAGGCACATCCGACATCGAACATTATCTGGCGACGCAAACGCTTGTGTATCGCCGTCTGAAGAACATGCGCGTACGAGTCGACGGCCGATTGGGCTTCGGCGTGGTGTCGAAGGACATCATCATGGCGCTGATCCGCGAGATCGGCGCGTCAGGCGCCACCGGCTACGCGATCGAGTTCGCAGGTGAGGCGATTTCTGCGCTGAGTGTCGAAGCGCGGATGACGATCTGCAACATGGCGGTCGAGTGTGGCGCGCGTGGTGCGCTGATCGCGCCGGACGACAAGGTTTTCGCCGCCATCGAAGGCAAACCGCGCGCGCCGTACGGTGTGCTCTGGGATCAGGCGATCGCGTATTGGCGCACGCTGCGCAGCGATGAGGGCGCGCACTTTGATCGCGAGGTTGTCCTCGACGCATCCGAGATCGAGCCAATGGTCACCTGGGGCACCAGCCCCGATCAAGCCGCACCAATCTCTGCAACGATTCCTTCAAGCGCGGGGCAGGCCGATACTGCGCGTGCGCTCGCGTACATGGATCTGAAATCCGGCGCGGCACTCACCGACATCGCCATCCAGCGCGCCTTCATTGGCTCGTGCACCAATGCGCGCATCGAAGATTTGCGCCAAGCTGCTGCTGTACTGCGTGGCCGTCGCGTCGCCGTTGGCGTGCGCGCCATGGTCGCGCCAGGTTCGAGCGCGGTGCGCCGACAAGCTGAAGCGGAAGGCTTAGATCAGGTGTTCATCACTGCTGGCTTCGAGTGGCGCCAATCCGGCTGCTCGATGTGCTTGGCCATGAATGACGACGTCTTGGCGCCGGGCGAACGCTGCGCCTCGAGCACCAACCGCAATTTCGAAGGGCGCCAAGGCGCGGGCGGCCGCACGCATCTGATGAGCCCCGCCATGGTCGCCGCGGCCGCTGTGATGGGGCGCCTCACCGACGTACGCAAATTCAGCGAGGGCGTATGA